GGGAACAGACTTAATTGTAAATAATCTCCTGAATTACCAGTTCCTCTGCCTGTGCTTTGATCTGGTTCATGTGTCTGGTCCATGCCATCCCGTCTGCCATTTTGTCCGGTGCCGGGTTTTTCTCCAGAAGTTCTGACATCAGGTTGTCTACTCTCTGCCTTGCCTGGCTGTCGATTTCCATCAGATGACTGTCCAGACGGTTCTGTAAGGTCAGAATGTTGAATCTGGCTACTTTGTGGTTTCTCAGATACTCTTTCCTCATCAATCCGTACTTCCCGATCGTTCCTCTCGTCTCCTCCAGACTGATATCCGGAATCTGGTACTCTCCATTCTGGCTGTAAGTGATCTCTCTCATGCTCTGTTTCCTCCTTATTTTCTCCTCTATCTTCTGTGTTCCTTGTTTTGCTTTCACGAATTAACGTGTTAAATTCATTATAAGCTACTTCTTTTTCTTTTGCAACCGTTTTCAGATCTTTTTCCAAGTCATTCAACACATATCGTCCAATCTGCATCAATACCGGTCTGCTGATCTCATTCACAGAACTTCCAAGGTGTCCAATAACCTTTAACTGGTTAAAATCTGTAATATGACGAAAATCCTCTGCATCAAGATATTCCTGCACATCCAGTCCGCATCGGTTCAGTAACACATACCAGACACTGTTTGTCATCAGTTCCCGGAACTCCACTTTCTGATTCTGTTCATCCAGATCTTCCAGAAAAGTGCCGGCTACATCCATTTGCAGTTCGTCGAAAGCATCCGGCAACCAGGCCTGCACACTTTCTTCTGCCGCCTGGTGAAGAACCTCTGCTAATCCTCCCTCTGTTGCTTCCAGTGCCAGCCGCTCCTGCAGATAATCTGCCACCAGTTGTTCTCCTTCTGGATTAAGATTCCATAACTGCGGATCTCTGCCCAGATTTTTTACCTTATAAGTATCCTGCACATCAAAAACATATCGGAGTTTCGTTTTTGGTCCGGATGTGTTATCTATCAGGGCAATTCCTTTAGAACCCTTTTTAATCCATCGGTACATCTTCTGGTTCCAGATTTCCATGGATGCCACGGCTGTTGCTCCCGGACGCTGTGCATAGATCAAGAGCTGTTCCGGAAAAGTGTACCGGTACAGCCTGGATGCAGTATTTAGAAACCGCATCCATTCCTGCGGATTGGCAGCAACATCCTTTGCCACTTCCTCCGTCAGAAGTTCCATTGCATATAATTTATTTGCCATCTGTTACTCCCTTTCTTCTTCCCACTTTTCTTCTACAACATCGGCAATCCGTTCCATTGCCCTTGTCATAGAAGGAAAATTACTACTGTTACTTGCTTTTCCAATCTGATCAATAAGAAATTCCGGCATATCTGCAAGTGCTCCGGCAATCATAGCCTTTACCCGGATATCCTCCAGCATAAGAAGCTCTTTTACACCAAATTCTTCACCAAATACATCCTGATATCTCCGTAAGTCATCCAAAAGATATTCCGGTTTTAAATCTCTATCCATTTCCTTTCTTTTATCATCACCATATAAACACCAGTCCATATTCTTTTCTCCTCCATCTTCATAAAATTAGGGACTGCTCACACAGTCCCCTCAAAATCATCGTTATTTCTCGTTATAATACTGAGGCAAGGTCTTTCGCCCTATTCTTTGGGATTGTATCTGTCCCTTTTGCTTTGATCTCCGCCTTGGCTTTCTCCAGTTTTCCATGGATTCCACCTTTTGCTTCTGTTCTCCCAGTTGCTTTTTCTGCTGCTTTTTCTTTCTCCAGACGTGCTTCCCTGCGTTCGGCATTTTCCATAACTGCTGTCTTTCCATCACAGAACTGAACCTTATCCGAAAGCTGTTCCTGCCTCTCTACCTGCGTCTCATTGACTTCCTGTACCATGGCATTTAATTCCGGTACTTCAAACATTCCGTTATCAGGAAGAATCAGCACCTCATGAATTGAAGAGGGAAGAACAAAATAATCACTTCCCAGGCATTCACCGATCTGCTTACGAATATCTTCCTGCAGTAACAGTGATGCACCATTCATTTTTTGTGCATTTGAAAGACAGAACATTGGATTTTCCATTGCTTCAACATTCAGTTTTTCATTCAAAAGATTTTCTGCTTCTTCACCAAAAATCATGGATTTTATCATTTCATTCATGTCCATCAAAACAACACCACGATTTCTGTCTGCCGCCACTGCATCTGCCTGGATTTGTTCTGCTGTCACACCCCATTCATTCATAAGATTGACAGTAACCGGAATACTACCAATTCCTCCCTCGTTTTCTTCCACATTCACTGCGTAATATGCTGCAAAATCTCCATGTTCGGTAACAACTTTATCAGCCAGGCGTTCTTCATTCCATTCCCGGTCACAGATTCTCACCTGTAATTTGTCCTTCATTTTTTCATAATCCAAAATATCCGGAAGACCCATATTGATAAATGCCGCTTTGTCCTGCACTTCAATACGCATATCTGCCACATCACCCACACAGGAATCCAGATTTTTTCCATTGACATATTCCATATAAAGAGAATCCAGATATACCATCGGCACAGCTCTTTGATCACCCTGTGGAATTGAAATGCCAGTCAACCTTAATCCATTATTTTTTGCAACTTCTTCAATACGGATTTCTCCATTCTGATATGAATCCGGCAAATAGTCTTTTACATTATCTTTGACATATTCATAAAATTCTTTTCTGTTCATCATACGCTTTTACCCCTTTCTGATCATGTGATGGTTCATTCTTTTCCTGCTGACCATCTGCTCGGCTTTTTTCTGATAAGCCATCATTCTTTTTAAAGTTCTCTCCTGGTTCTTTCTTGCTTCCTGTCTCTTTTCCATTGTTTTCATCATATTTTTCTGTCCCTTTCTGTGAATTTTTGTATTTTAAAGGGAGCCCTGATTCAGGGCCCCCTTTACTGAGGATTACTGTTTTCTGATTTTCTTTCTGCTGATATAAAGTCCTGCCATGCCTCCGGTAGAGATAAGCAGAAGCAGAATCGGCAGCCAGATATTTGTGTTATCTCCTGTCTTCGGTGCATCTGATACCTTCGTCTCTTCATGGGACTGCGGCACATCTGGTGTGCTTGGTGTTTCCGGAACTTCCGGTTTCTCATTTGTCAGATTGAAAGTAACTTCTACAACCGGCGTACTGTCGTCTGCGTAGGCAAATGTCACTTCATGCTTGGTCTGATCCAGTGTGTATCCATCCAGTGTTTTTGTCTCCACCAGATAATACTTGATTGCTGTATCATATTTGCCGTTCTTGAATGCGGCAATCTCATACAGCTTACTCTCGGCATGACCGGCAGCATCTGTTTTTAAGGTTTCCAGGACCTTTCCTTTGCTGTCACGGAATTCAAATTCTACTCCTTTCAGCGGTTCCCCAGATGATTTATCTGTCTTATTGAGAATGACTTTTCCCTTGGCAGTATCATCTTTCATAACCACTTTCTGGATTTCTCCAGTATCCTTCACCTCAAATGTCACATCCGATGTCAGAAGATATCCTTTTGGTGCCTGTTCCTCTCGTAAGGTGTATCTACCAATTGGCAGTTTTTCAATATAGTGTGCCTCCTCTGTGGAAGTCCAGCTCTCTACTACCTGATCGTCCTTATCAAGAATCGTTAGTTTTGCACCAGGAATCTCTGTATCTCCTGTGATATCTGTCTTGCTGATCTGAACCTTGGTCACATCATCTTTCATCTCATGCTTCTGAATCTCAGCTGTATTCTCAACCGTAAAGGTAATGCTCTCTGCAGTAACATATCCGTCTGCCGGTTTTGTTTCCGTCATGGTATACTCATTACCTACAACAAGTTCTTTGATCACATGAGATCCTTCTGTAGAAGTCCATTCATCCACAACATTTCCATCTGCATCCGTCACTTTCAGGTGTGCACCTGGAAGTTCTTTGCCTGTGGTCAGGTCTGTTTTTGTCAGTTCCACTGTGGTCGGCTGATTTTCAAACGTAAAATCATAGCTTACTTCTGCCTGATCTTCTCCGGCATATTCAAAGGTAAACTCCTGCACTTCTTCCGTTGTCACAAATCCGTCCGGTGCACTGTTCTCTTTTACATAATATTTTCCATCTACTGGAAGATCTGCCGCAAAAGTGATCTGTCCTTTCTCATCGGTTGCTTTCTGCTCGATGAGGGAATCTTTCTCAAGCAACACATCTCCGTTTACATTTTTGATATCTTCACTGGTATAAAGGCCGAAGACGCCGCCTGCAAGAACACGGTCTGTATCTTTTTCTTTCTTCAGAACAGTAACCTTTACTTTCTGACGGGTATTCTGCCATTTTTCATCATAAGTGATTACCGGTGTGTCCTGATCACGGTAGGAAAGATCAACATATCTCGGTTCTCCATCCAATACATAGCCATGGGCAGTTTTAACTTCTTTCACATAGTATTTGCCTGCCGGGAGATTATCCATCTGTGCAATACCATTGGAATCTGTAGTAATAGTTCCTACTTTTTCATCTGCTTTGTAATAATCTTTGCTGACACCATCTGCCGCTTTGATATCTTCCGCAGCAAATACATCGAAAGTCACATCTGTAAGGCTTCCGGTTACATATTCGAAGAGATGCTCCACAGTGCCTTTTACATTGTCCAGAAGTGTCACTTTATCCAAAAATTCTCCATTTTTGTTGATGATTAAAAGTCCTGTCGGCACTTCATCTTTCATCTCTACCTTCTGAATCTCTGCGGTATCTTCCAGTGTGAACTTCACATCCGTTGCTTTCAGATATCCATACGGTGCGATTTCTTCACGAAGGGTATATTCCTCCCCAACGGTCAGTCGTTTAATCACATGTGGCTGGTCTTTTACAGAAGTCCACTGATCTACGACATTCCCCTCTCTATCAAGAACGGTGAGTTTTGCTCCATCCAGTTCCACACCTGTTGTCACATCTGATTTTGTAATTTCAACCGTTGTCGGCTGATTCTTCTTCACTGTTTTCAGTTTTACTGTCTTCACGTCCTGTCCCTGATAAGAAGCATCCAGATTCAGAACTTCATCGGAAGAAACGAATCCTGCCGGTGCCTTTAACTCTTTTACATAATACTGTCCGAGTGGCAGATCCAGCGTACAGGAAGCAATTCCATCTTTATCAGAAGTCATTTCCTGTAACAGGGTATCAGCGTTGACAATGACTTTGCCTTCTGCTTTGATATCATCTTTGTTATAAATGCCAAAGACTGCACCTTCTACCGTTGCTCCGTTTTCTGCATCCTGTTTTTCTACCTGGATTGCAACTTTCTGTCTGTCATCACCAACAGTCACTTCCTGTTCGATCACAGGTGTATCCTGATCTGCATAGACAAATGCTACATCCGATCTGTCATGGTTCAGAACAAATCCTTCCGGTGCTGTTTTTTCTACCACATAGTAAGAACCAAGCGGCAGGTTATCTGCAACTGCTTTTCCGTCTTCCCCGGTCGTTACCGTTGTTACCAGAGCATCTTTTGCATAAATCAGCTGTCTGTTTCCATTTTCATCTTTCTGATAATCCGGTGTGTAGATATTTTCCGCTGCATAGACGTTAAACTCTGCACCTTTCAGATATTTTTCTTCATAAACAAAATCCTTTTTGAATCCACTCAGCATCTCACCTTTTTTATAGATCGTCAGCTTTCCTTTTACCGGATGATTCTCGTAATCAACTGTGATAATGGCATCGCCGCTTTCTGAATCCATCTGATAAGCAGTGTTTGCATCAACAGCAATCTCCATATAATTCTTGTTGATTGTGTACCCTTCCGGTGCGTTGACTTCCTCAATCCGGTAATGTCCGATTTTCAGGTTCTTTGGCATGATCAGATAACCCTGACTGTCTGTAAAATAGGACTTGTGTGTGGTTGTCACAGGATAAGTAGTTACCTGCTCCACGTATTTTTTGTTATCCAGGTCATATACCTTAAATTCTGTTCCTGCAATCAGGACGGATTTCTTTGTTTCATCGTCTTTTTTCACAATTTTCAATTTTGCCTTGAACTCTTTGTCCAGAAGCACACGCCAGATCTGTGGCTCATTCGGATGGTTCTCTGTGATATTCACTTCAAAATCATCGACTGGCTTGTAATTGTGTGGTGTTGTTGTTTCACGGACAATATAGCTTCCAAATGGTAATGGAATACTGCAGGCATAACCTTTTTCATCTGTAAAAATCTCAGTAGCTCCGTTTTCTCCACTCACTACTGGTTTAGCAGAATCAAAATCATAGCTTCCATCTGCTTTCTTTGTAAGGGAAGATTTCAGATAAACTGTAAATCCGGCTCCGGATAACAGATCTG
This Anaerobutyricum hallii DNA region includes the following protein-coding sequences:
- a CDS encoding TnpV protein, whose translation is MREITYSQNGEYQIPDISLEETRGTIGKYGLMRKEYLRNHKVARFNILTLQNRLDSHLMEIDSQARQRVDNLMSELLEKNPAPDKMADGMAWTRHMNQIKAQAEELVIQEIIYN
- a CDS encoding DUF5688 family protein produces the protein MMNRKEFYEYVKDNVKDYLPDSYQNGEIRIEEVAKNNGLRLTGISIPQGDQRAVPMVYLDSLYMEYVNGKNLDSCVGDVADMRIEVQDKAAFINMGLPDILDYEKMKDKLQVRICDREWNEERLADKVVTEHGDFAAYYAVNVEENEGGIGSIPVTVNLMNEWGVTAEQIQADAVAADRNRGVVLMDMNEMIKSMIFGEEAENLLNEKLNVEAMENPMFCLSNAQKMNGASLLLQEDIRKQIGECLGSDYFVLPSSIHEVLILPDNGMFEVPELNAMVQEVNETQVERQEQLSDKVQFCDGKTAVMENAERREARLEKEKAAEKATGRTEAKGGIHGKLEKAKAEIKAKGTDTIPKNRAKDLASVL
- a CDS encoding SpaA isopeptide-forming pilin-related protein; translation: MKKKGNFRKVVSGLLAGMTMLSTVLSPMTAYAAEIQPEEKPPLYEEVKDLLDEDEVVTAKDYEIETGSVFDVKSDYTGLEIKDDNKVKVTFEEAKNDKDEDFTTDHADTYKAVYYVEPVNQEHPKYQISRKLIVREKATEAQTETAGSEAVTESETAGSEQQTEEAEDSEADSEITDIDADEFDDLVEQAQNQDTYDEESGLELHDVLEQAGDEGVDLDAMEEGEIATFEAVSAYSARSTQQVTIEKGPLYRYADYNLGTYLTEPYYISYGNVRAIAYCVQPAKPGPGSGNYTITKIGDNQALAKVCYYGTDAAGSESFFANKHTDFSEGKRFIIIHMAASYANGSSDAFYGTNATGEALAKELYNYCVNKPEIPDVAMSFSKPDVKAYVDRNVQRTENIKFNASSQQKITMDLPKGVKLHNVSTGTVSAAGASVTIGGGTTFYLSAPLTQTRDVSDTFSAKMKGSITKDYSAYKLTTNASVQDLAFVFGEGVADEKYVSLKVSWIEQATIEIVKKDDTANVNLAGAVFGVYSDEACTKLITQMPATDKNGKSSVTIIKTQDTVYLKEITAPQGYVVNATATNVKLVASKTSAVTVENKEQLAELTVYKEGQVLTGAEVSESGTVFHYENRRQKNAVYNVYAGADIVTAYGTKVYSKGDLVKENLTTGENGSVTLKNLHLGTYVVKEAKAPDNFYNGGEEKTVTLTYAGQNKEVVFADVTFNNERQKAEVTVVKQDKDTKKPLEGGIFALYAADDIKNADGVVVVKKGTLIEKATTGEDGKAKFTADLPINHSYSVKEDQAPEGYVRNTEDVYTFKFSYTNDKEATVSFAHTFSNDRVTAKINLFKVDKETGKAVPQGDATLKGAVYGLYAREDIVHPDGATGVIYKAGEQVASLTTDEKGQASVDGLYLGKYYVKEITPPTGYLADTEEHDLECSYEGDMTAEVKRECISSEQVIKQPFQIIKAANNGKTDADLLSGAGFTVYLKSSLTKKADGSYDFDSAKPVVSGENGATEIFTDEKGYACSIPLPFGSYIVRETTTPHNYKPVDDFEVNITENHPNEPQIWRVLLDKEFKAKLKIVKKDDETKKSVLIAGTEFKVYDLDNKKYVEQVTTYPVTTTHKSYFTDSQGYLIMPKNLKIGHYRIEEVNAPEGYTINKNYMEIAVDANTAYQMDSESGDAIITVDYENHPVKGKLTIYKKGEMLSGFKKDFVYEEKYLKGAEFNVYAAENIYTPDYQKDENGNRQLIYAKDALVTTVTTGEDGKAVADNLPLGSYYVVEKTAPEGFVLNHDRSDVAFVYADQDTPVIEQEVTVGDDRQKVAIQVEKQDAENGATVEGAVFGIYNKDDIKAEGKVIVNADTLLQEMTSDKDGIASCTLDLPLGQYYVKELKAPAGFVSSDEVLNLDASYQGQDVKTVKLKTVKKNQPTTVEITKSDVTTGVELDGAKLTVLDREGNVVDQWTSVKDQPHVIKRLTVGEEYTLREEIAPYGYLKATDVKFTLEDTAEIQKVEMKDEVPTGLLIINKNGEFLDKVTLLDNVKGTVEHLFEYVTGSLTDVTFDVFAAEDIKAADGVSKDYYKADEKVGTITTDSNGIAQMDNLPAGKYYVKEVKTAHGYVLDGEPRYVDLSYRDQDTPVITYDEKWQNTRQKVKVTVLKKEKDTDRVLAGGVFGLYTSEDIKNVNGDVLLEKDSLIEQKATDEKGQITFAADLPVDGKYYVKENSAPDGFVTTEEVQEFTFEYAGEDQAEVSYDFTFENQPTTVELTKTDLTTGKELPGAHLKVTDADGNVVDEWTSTEGSHVIKELVVGNEYTMTETKPADGYVTAESITFTVENTAEIQKHEMKDDVTKVQISKTDITGDTEIPGAKLTILDKDDQVVESWTSTEEAHYIEKLPIGRYTLREEQAPKGYLLTSDVTFEVKDTGEIQKVVMKDDTAKGKVILNKTDKSSGEPLKGVEFEFRDSKGKVLETLKTDAAGHAESKLYEIAAFKNGKYDTAIKYYLVETKTLDGYTLDQTKHEVTFAYADDSTPVVEVTFNLTNEKPEVPETPSTPDVPQSHEETKVSDAPKTGDNTNIWLPILLLLISTGGMAGLYISRKKIRKQ